The genomic stretch CAGCGTCATCCTCCAGGGGCCGAAGCTGGCGGAAGACCGTTTCCGCCGCAGCCAGAGCCGCCTGTTCGAGAAGAATGTCGCGGAGCTGAGTTTCGAGGAGTGCCGGTTTCCCCGTCTCTATCACCTCGATTTCGACCTGGTGGTGACCGTGGACCGGGAGGCCGAACTGCTTGGTTTTCACGAATCGGTGTCGCGGTTCCTCCAGCTTTACCCGGAGATCGCCATCGCCGACCAGGGCAGCCTGAACCTTACCGAACTGGTTCCTTTGGGTGGCCTGGCCCGGGTGAACCTCTCAAATCTCCGGCAGAGCTCCGGACGCATCCGCATCGAATCCTGCCCGGTGTACGACGGCGACCTGCGCGACGGTCGGCTGATCCGGGACCGGACCTTCCAATTTCACGGCGACGTGACAGAGCAACGAACCATTCAACCGTAAAGGAGAACAACCGTGATCGAGATCAGAAACCTGAAGTTCCAACCCCTGACGTTCAACCTCTCCGGCCAGGGAACCCTCCACCTCGGACCGCGAGAGCGCAAGAGCATCGCCCGCAAGGATCTCTCCGCCGAGATCCAGACCGCCGGAAAACGCGGCCTGGTGCGCATCACCGACCTGACCGGCGGCGCGGCACCGGAACCGGAAACGCCTACTGCGACCGAGGACACCGGAAACGATGAGGCCAAGACCACCAGCAAGCGGAGGAAATAACCATGCCGACCTATCTATCGCCCGGGATTTACACCCGGGAAACGGATTTCAGTTTCTATGTGAAGCAGATCTCGACCTCGTCGGCTGCCATGGTCGGAGTGGCCGAGAAAGGCCCGATCAACAAGCCCGTGCTGGTGACGAGCTGGGAACAGTTTATCAACCGTTTCGGCTCCTATATCAACGAAAGCTATCTGGCCTACGCCGCACGGGCGTTTTTCGACAACGGCGGGTCGGTCCTCTACGTCACCCGCATCGCCCATCTCACCGACTCCACCGACCGGGACACCCTGACGGCGCTCAAATCTTCCATCGTGCTGCAGAACCGGGAGGCGACGCCCGCCGACGCCCTGCGGATCGAGGCCGTGAACGAAGGCGTCTGGGGCGACCGACTCTCCATCTCCATCGAGGACGGTTCTCTCGATCCGGCCCACCATTTCAACCTGGTGGTCCGGCACAAAGGCGATGTGGTCGAGGTGTTCAAGGATCTGAGCATGGACGAGACGCTGCCGAACCATGTGGAGCTGGCGATCAACGACCGCTCGGATTTCATCTTGGTCCAGGATCTGGCCGCAGCAATGGGAACGCCCAGCGACCGTCCGGCATTGGGCGTGTTCACGCTCAGCGGCGGCGACAATGGTCTGACCGATCTGGCCGATGCGGACTTCATCGGCGATCCCTCGCAGCATACCGGCCTCTATGGCTTTGACGAGATCGACGCCCTGAACCTGCTGATGGTCCCCGGCGTCACCACAGTGCCGGTGATCAACGCCGGAATCGCCTATGCCGAGGGGCGCAAGGATCTGCTGTTCATCGCCGACACGCCCATGCACCTGGAGCCGCTCGAAGCGGTCGACTTCCGCAAGGGACAAGGGATGTACAGCCACGCGGCCTTCAACTCCTCCTACGCGGCGCTCTACTACCCCTGGCTGGAGATCAGCGATCCGGTCAACTCGCGCAAGAAGCTGGTGCCGCCCTGCGGCGCGGTGGCGGGATGCATCGCCCGCAGCGACCAGAAGACCAACGTCTGGAACGCGCCCGCCGGTATCGACCGTGGCCGCATCTTCAACACGCTCTCCCTGGCCTACAAGACCAGCCGTGGCGAGCGCGATGTGCTCTATCCGGAAGGGGTCAACGTCATCGCCGTGTTCCCCGACACCGGCATCAACATCTGGGGCCAGAAGACGCTGCAAAGCCAGCCCTCGGCCGTGGACCGCATCAACGTGCGCCGTCTGATGATGTTCATGGAGGAAGCCATCTCGGAATCCTCCCGCTTCGTGGTGTTCGAGCCGAATCATCCCCAGACCTGGCGTGCCCTCGGCCGCCTGATCAACCCCTTCCTGCAGGACATCAAGGACAAGGGTGGCCTCTACGACTTCGCATTCCAGTGCGACGAGGAGACCAATACCCCGGCGGTCATCGACCGCAACGAAATGGTGGCCCGCGTGTTCGTCAAGCCGACCAAGACGGCGGAGTTCATCGAGCTGAACTTCATCCTGACCAGCACCGGCGCGGACTTCAAAGAAATCATCTAACGGGAGAACACGGCTATGAGAAGCGGAAACATGCCCAAGAGCCTTTACCAGAACTGGCAATTCGCCATCGAGGTAAATGGCTTCGACGTGGCCCTGTTCCACAAGGGACAGGAGCCAAAAACAGAATTCGAGGAAGTGGCCTTTGCCCCGGCCGGTTCGATGTTCGACCAGAAGGTGGCGGGGCGGGTCAAGTTCGAGGACATCACCCTCGAGAAAGGCAACCTGCAGGACGGCTCCGACGAGGCGGCCCGCGAATGGATCAAGAAACAGGTGGACGTGAACGCCGTCACCGGCGGTCTTCCGGCCGACTACATGCGCGACATCGACGTTGTCCGCTACGACCGCACCGGCAACGAGACCCGCCGCTGGACCCTGCACGGGGCCTGGGTGAAGGCGCTCGAATACGACGAGCTCGAGGGCGGCAACACCGAGAACACCATCGAGAAGCTCACCATCTGCTTCCAATACTGGACCTAAACCGGAGGATCGACCATGTACAGCTTTGAACTGCCAAGCGGCATTGAACTCGAGCTCCGGGAAATGACCGGGGCCGAGGAAGAACTGCTCACCAACCAGCGCCTGATCCGTTCCGGAGAGGCGATCAACCAGGTGCTCCGCAACTGTTTCGTGAAGCTAGGCGACAAGACCGATCCGGATATCGGCGAGGTGATGAACCTGCTCTCGGGTGACCGGCTGTTCGCCCTGGTCCGCCTGCGCCAGATTTCCCTCGGCGACGAGGTGGAGCTGGAGCTGAGCTGC from Pseudodesulfovibrio profundus encodes the following:
- a CDS encoding phage tail sheath C-terminal domain-containing protein, translating into MPTYLSPGIYTRETDFSFYVKQISTSSAAMVGVAEKGPINKPVLVTSWEQFINRFGSYINESYLAYAARAFFDNGGSVLYVTRIAHLTDSTDRDTLTALKSSIVLQNREATPADALRIEAVNEGVWGDRLSISIEDGSLDPAHHFNLVVRHKGDVVEVFKDLSMDETLPNHVELAINDRSDFILVQDLAAAMGTPSDRPALGVFTLSGGDNGLTDLADADFIGDPSQHTGLYGFDEIDALNLLMVPGVTTVPVINAGIAYAEGRKDLLFIADTPMHLEPLEAVDFRKGQGMYSHAAFNSSYAALYYPWLEISDPVNSRKKLVPPCGAVAGCIARSDQKTNVWNAPAGIDRGRIFNTLSLAYKTSRGERDVLYPEGVNVIAVFPDTGINIWGQKTLQSQPSAVDRINVRRLMMFMEEAISESSRFVVFEPNHPQTWRALGRLINPFLQDIKDKGGLYDFAFQCDEETNTPAVIDRNEMVARVFVKPTKTAEFIELNFILTSTGADFKEII
- a CDS encoding phage tail protein, whose amino-acid sequence is MPKSLYQNWQFAIEVNGFDVALFHKGQEPKTEFEEVAFAPAGSMFDQKVAGRVKFEDITLEKGNLQDGSDEAAREWIKKQVDVNAVTGGLPADYMRDIDVVRYDRTGNETRRWTLHGAWVKALEYDELEGGNTENTIEKLTICFQYWT